A segment of the Terriglobales bacterium genome:
AGCACGTCCACTTCACTCGCCTGGCGGAGAACCGCGTGCTCGCCGTGGTGATCACGAAATCGGGCGTGGTTCGCGACAAGATGTTGAGGCTGGAGCACGAACTAAGTTCGGCAGACCTGGAAGTGGCGGCGAAGTACCTGAACGAGAACTTTCGCGGATGGGCCCTGGATGCGCTGCGCGCGGAGATACAGCGCCGCATCGAGCAGGAACGCAGCGAGTACGACCGTCTGATGAAGTCGATCGAGACGCTGTACAAACAGGGTGCCTTGTCGGACGACCGGCACGTGCAGGATGTGTACCTGGAAGGTGCTGCAAACCTGATCGGCAACGCCGACCAGCAGAAGCTCAGAGACATTCTGCGGACGCTGGAAGAAAAGCAACGAGTGGCAGAGTTACTGGGCGCGTATCTGGACGCGAACCAGGAAACAGTTCGAGTGGTTTTCGGGCTGGAAGAGTTCGAACCGCAATTAAAGGATTTTGTGCTGATTGGCGCTCCCGCGAGAGCGGGAGGCGAAGTAGTAGGATCGCTGGCGATTATCGGGCCGACGCGGATCGATTACCAGCACGCCATGACGGCGGTAGGTTACATCTCACAGTTATTCGAGAAGTTCACGCAAGAGCCGTAGGGCAATCATGACAATGACAGATAGGAACGAAGAATCCAGGCTGGACCTGGAACACGAACTGCCTGCGTCGGAGGAGACGGAGGTCGCCGAAGCCGGCGCGCCGGAGAACCAGGCGCAAGGGACCGTGGATACAGAGTACGCGAAGGTGAAAGCGGAACGGGACACGCTGTTCGACCGCCTGGCACGGTTGCAGGCGGAGTTTGATAACGCGCGGAAGCGCCAGCAGAAAGAGCAGCAAGATTTCCGCGACTACGCTTTGACCAACGCCATCCAAACATTGCTGCCGATCCTGGACAGCCTGGACCGCGCGCTGCAAACGCAGCAGGAAGGCCCGGAGTTTCGCAAGGGCGTGGAACTGATCGACCGGCAATTCCACGACGCGTTAAGCAAGCTTGGCGTGGAACCGATCGAGGCGAAGGGTCAACCGTTTGATCCGACGCTGCACCAGGCAGTACAGATGGTAGATGGCGGCACGGTGCCGGCAAATCACGTAGTGGATGAGTTGCAGCGCGGATACAAAATCCGAGAGCGCTTGCTGCGCCCGGCCATGGTTACAGTTTCGAAGTAAGCTGTTGAGCAGGTAAAGCAGGACGAATTGGCGACCAATACAAAACGCGATTATTACGAAGTACTGGGCGTAACCAGAACGGCGACCGACCAGGAGATCAAGAGCGCTTACCGGAAACTGGCGATGAGATATCACCCGGACAAGAACCCGGATGATCCATCGGCAGAAGAAAAGTTCAAGGAGTGCTCGGAGGCCTACAGCGTTCTGGCGGACGCACAGCAGCGTTCCCGGTACGACCAGTTCGGCCATGCAGCGGTTGGCGGCGGGGCGGGACCGGGAGTGGACTTCAACTCGGCGGTGTTTACGGACCTCTCCGACCTGTTCGGAGACATGTTCGGCTTCGGCGACCTATTCGGTGGTGGCGGGCGCCGGCGCACGCGTGCGCAGCGGGGGCAGGACCTGCGGGAAGACATCACGATCGAGTTCGAAGAAGCGGCATTTGGAGTCACCACGAGCATCGACGTGACGAAGCACGAGAGCTGTGACACGTGCTCAGGAACAGGCGTTGCGCCAGGGAAGTCGGCGACAACCTGCAAGACGTGCCAGGGACGCGGTCAGGTGCGATACCAGCAGGGCTTCTTCTCGATTGCGCGCACATGCACGAGTTGTGGTGGCGTGGGGCAGGTGATTTCGGATCCTTGCTCTGCGTGCCGCGGAGAAGGCCGCGTGCTGAAGAAGAGAGAGCTTGAGGTGAAGGTTCCGGCAGGCGTGGAAGATGGTATGAGGATGCGGTATGCCGGACAGGGCGAACCGGGATACTTCGGCGGCCCGGCGGGTGACTTGTACATCGTGTTGCACGTGAAGGAACATGATTTCTTCCAGCGCGACGGACGTGATCTGCACTGCTCAATTCCGATTTCATTTCCGCAGGCAGCACTTGGGGCGGAGATCGAAATCCCGACGCTGGACGGGATGCACAAGCTGAAGGTACCTGAGGGCACGCAGAGCGGAACGGTGTTTCGCATTAAGGGCAAGGGCGTGCCGGTTGTGAATGGTCATGGCAAGGGCGACCTGATGGTTGAAGTAAGGGTTCAAGTTCCGACGAAGCTGAATAAGCGGCAGAAGGAATTGTTGAACGAACTGGCGGGACTGACGACGGTGGACAACAAGCCATCGAAGGACCCAAGCATCATGAGCAAGGTGAAGGAATTCTTTAACTAGGTTTGCGACGTTACGATTTCCGATGGGCGCGGCTTAGGCTGCGCCTTTAGTTTTTATTGACGATTCCGGACTGACAATTACGATTTGAGGGTTATGCGACGGCGATTCCTTGCAGACGAGATAAACGGCGATACAGCAGCGTTGACAGGGCAGAATGCGCGTCATCTTGCACAGGTGTTGCGCGCGAGGGTGGGGCAGGAGTTTGACATTGCCGCAGACGGGCGCGTGCGGTTGGGTAAGGTGGTTACGGTCGGGGAAGACAGAGTCGAGTTTCACCTGGGCGAAGAGGTTGCGGCGACAGAGGTTGCGCCC
Coding sequences within it:
- the hrcA gene encoding heat-inducible transcriptional repressor HrcA → MSSSPQFGPREREVLQAIIEAYIISGEPIGSRSLSRANSEGLSPASIRNVMADLTEAGYLDQPHTSAGRVPTAEAYRYYVTQIANRTRSISDTTQGMIETGLKGATDVQEFMERTSHVLSLISQKVGVAVAGAPKEVLEHVHFTRLAENRVLAVVITKSGVVRDKMLRLEHELSSADLEVAAKYLNENFRGWALDALRAEIQRRIEQERSEYDRLMKSIETLYKQGALSDDRHVQDVYLEGAANLIGNADQQKLRDILRTLEEKQRVAELLGAYLDANQETVRVVFGLEEFEPQLKDFVLIGAPARAGGEVVGSLAIIGPTRIDYQHAMTAVGYISQLFEKFTQEP
- the grpE gene encoding nucleotide exchange factor GrpE: MTMTDRNEESRLDLEHELPASEETEVAEAGAPENQAQGTVDTEYAKVKAERDTLFDRLARLQAEFDNARKRQQKEQQDFRDYALTNAIQTLLPILDSLDRALQTQQEGPEFRKGVELIDRQFHDALSKLGVEPIEAKGQPFDPTLHQAVQMVDGGTVPANHVVDELQRGYKIRERLLRPAMVTVSK
- the dnaJ gene encoding molecular chaperone DnaJ, producing MATNTKRDYYEVLGVTRTATDQEIKSAYRKLAMRYHPDKNPDDPSAEEKFKECSEAYSVLADAQQRSRYDQFGHAAVGGGAGPGVDFNSAVFTDLSDLFGDMFGFGDLFGGGGRRRTRAQRGQDLREDITIEFEEAAFGVTTSIDVTKHESCDTCSGTGVAPGKSATTCKTCQGRGQVRYQQGFFSIARTCTSCGGVGQVISDPCSACRGEGRVLKKRELEVKVPAGVEDGMRMRYAGQGEPGYFGGPAGDLYIVLHVKEHDFFQRDGRDLHCSIPISFPQAALGAEIEIPTLDGMHKLKVPEGTQSGTVFRIKGKGVPVVNGHGKGDLMVEVRVQVPTKLNKRQKELLNELAGLTTVDNKPSKDPSIMSKVKEFFN